One Solanum pennellii chromosome 10, SPENNV200 genomic region harbors:
- the LOC107001557 gene encoding uncharacterized protein LOC107001557 has translation MGASINLTSLGIYEKLGLGMPKPTTIRLMIADRSVKRLVGILCDVLVKVYTIIFPADFVILDCEVDFEVPIILGRPFLATRRALVDVEPEKMIVVETLSAVLINFDADFQFDYGETVNDLEGMGAHYYAPKKIDLDLKSQQNSPAKSSSEEQPVL, from the exons ATGGGAGCTAGCATAAATTTGACGTCATTAGGCATCTAtgagaagttgggtttgggaatGCCAAAACCTACAACAATAAGATTGATGATAGCTGACAGGTCAGTTAAGAGATTAGTCGGAATTTTGTGTGATGTTTTGGTTAAGGTGTATACAATTATCTTcccagcagattttgttatctTGGATTGTGAAGTAGACTTTGAAGTTCCTATAATTCTTGGAAGACCATTTTTAGCTACCAGAAGAGCTTTGGTTGATGTTGAGCCAG AAAAGATGATAGTTGTTGAAACATTATCTGCTGTGCTGATTAACTTTGATGCGGATTTCCAATTTGATTATGGAGAAACTGTAAATGATTTAGAGGGTATGGGAGCACATTATTATGCTCCCAAGAAAATAGATCTGGATTTAAAAAGCCAACAAAATTCTCCAGCCAAATCCTCCAGCGAGGAACAACCAGTTTTATAG
- the LOC107032167 gene encoding uncharacterized protein LOC107032167 isoform X1, which produces MSSLHIQGSSPDTPITNQSATHDQKKCAWCPEHETQICANLHKKAGCLLSSLFLKARKKDKKPRWILFEDWEKLVEHWETNARFKQMSEIGKKARSSTKGGSLHTSGAQSQGNVRRKLAEAFKFTHTRKKKNHGDPDVWVEPRAQLTYNQNLQTFEDFHQTLPEDNQGMSISQEQAERIWLDYVGGPTRYGYAYGMPQRAFREFHSKLEVLSSSHDDELRKTNLDLKHTIYKLSSQVEAS; this is translated from the exons ATGTCTAGTCTTCACATTCAAGGCAGCAGCCCTGACACTCCTATCACAAATCAATCAGCCACACATGATCAG AAAAAGTGTGCTTGGTGTCCGGAACACGAGACTCAAATTTGTGCAAACCTTCACAAGAAAGCTGGGTGTCTACTTTCTAGTTTGTTTCTGAAAGCTCGTAAAAAAGATAAGAAGCCTCGATGGATTTTATTTGAGGATTGGGAGAAGTTAGTTGAACATTGGGAGACGAATGCAAGGTTCAAGCAGATGAGCGAGATCGGCAAGAAGGCCAGATCATCTACTAAGGGTGGTTCTCTACACACAAGCGGGGCACAGAGTCAAGGAAATGTGAGGAGAAAATTG GCTGAAGCATTCAAGTTTACACAcacaaggaagaagaaaaatcatGGAGATCCAGACGTTTGGGTTGAGCCACGAGCTCAACTGACCTAT AATCAAAATCTTCAAACCTTCGAGGATTTCCACCAAACTTTACCAGAAGACAACCAAGGCATGTCAATTAGCCAAGAGCAGGCCGAGAGAATTTGGCTGGACTATGTTGGTGGTCCAACTAGATATGGATATGCTTATGGCATGCCGCAAAGGGCCTTTCGTGAATTTCATTCTAAGCTAGAAGTCCTATCTAGTTCCCATGATGATGAATTGAGGAAGACTAATCTTGATTTGAAGCATACGATATATAAGCTATCTAGTCAAGTTGAAGCCTCGTAG
- the LOC107032167 gene encoding uncharacterized protein LOC107032167 isoform X2, producing MHQVPVMMPTSGYATPNGYTHLPPEYQRPTSSVSCTVNHTQQTHNLHHHLFQILGCLVFTFKKKCAWCPEHETQICANLHKKAGCLLSSLFLKARKKDKKPRWILFEDWEKLVEHWETNARFKQMSEIGKKARSSTKGGSLHTSGAQSQGNVRRKLAEAFKFTHTRKKKNHGDPDVWVEPRAQLTYNQNLQTFEDFHQTLPEDNQGMSISQEQAERIWLDYVGGPTRYGYAYGMPQRAFREFHSKLEVLSSSHDDELRKTNLDLKHTIYKLSSQVEAS from the exons ATGCATCAGGTGCCTGTAATGATGCCCACATCCGGATATGCTACCCCAAATGGATACACTCATTTGCCTCCCGAGTATCAGCGACCGACATCCAGTGTCTCTTGTACAGTTAATCACACCCAACAAACTCACAACCTTCATCATCATCTATTTCAAATCTTGGGATGTCTAGTCTTCACATTCAAG AAAAAGTGTGCTTGGTGTCCGGAACACGAGACTCAAATTTGTGCAAACCTTCACAAGAAAGCTGGGTGTCTACTTTCTAGTTTGTTTCTGAAAGCTCGTAAAAAAGATAAGAAGCCTCGATGGATTTTATTTGAGGATTGGGAGAAGTTAGTTGAACATTGGGAGACGAATGCAAGGTTCAAGCAGATGAGCGAGATCGGCAAGAAGGCCAGATCATCTACTAAGGGTGGTTCTCTACACACAAGCGGGGCACAGAGTCAAGGAAATGTGAGGAGAAAATTG GCTGAAGCATTCAAGTTTACACAcacaaggaagaagaaaaatcatGGAGATCCAGACGTTTGGGTTGAGCCACGAGCTCAACTGACCTAT AATCAAAATCTTCAAACCTTCGAGGATTTCCACCAAACTTTACCAGAAGACAACCAAGGCATGTCAATTAGCCAAGAGCAGGCCGAGAGAATTTGGCTGGACTATGTTGGTGGTCCAACTAGATATGGATATGCTTATGGCATGCCGCAAAGGGCCTTTCGTGAATTTCATTCTAAGCTAGAAGTCCTATCTAGTTCCCATGATGATGAATTGAGGAAGACTAATCTTGATTTGAAGCATACGATATATAAGCTATCTAGTCAAGTTGAAGCCTCGTAG